One Lytechinus variegatus isolate NC3 chromosome 14, Lvar_3.0, whole genome shotgun sequence genomic region harbors:
- the LOC121428079 gene encoding dentin sialophosphoprotein-like, producing MILRPEDENTTGQQRRVSFTGVGASRTSLCASPDDEKDAYCNERLSQSNGNDKNPSSVPSSCDVNDDVKSEDGHDGTVNDEDDQSGHDYREDDEMLVSRNHFRNEGVGANGRDDKEVERNNGVENEQEDHQFSANEVDDDESSKTSASRDENGVDTDNSLKGEESLGDQHVPAHRDEREVEGVDDVEKEQEDPQFSANDVDDDESSKTSVSRDENGMHGDNSQVCEEVLGDQHVPAHGDERESVDDDQRHPTSSHSLEIKGSMSMDSLQSSSHHGQNFDAKPYQGDSTPSLQRSAKRQSETSRKCSDASTSATRSRRSSSSSSSGSSSGSSTESSSGSDSDSSSTDSDSESSCSSSCSSSSSSSSSSSNSDSSSSDCSSSSSGSDSASSCTDDMERQNYNTRAGKRYRVSSKKSRRVSRSHSGRLSSDSGTSSSDSSGSSPDSGRSSLSFASEIQQLERRNKKKKSREPDGLCAQTSTKSHERMKQYEHSQRIVHQETCSPVCVIS from the exons ATGATATTAAGACCGGAAGATGAAAATACCACGGGCCAACAGAGAAGGGTATCATTCACTGGAGTCGGAGCTTCTCGGACGAGTCTGTGCGCTTCGCCCGATGACGAAAAGGATGCTTATTGTAACGAACGTTTGAGTCAAAGCaatggtaatgataaaaatccAAGTTCAGTTCCAAGTTCATGCGATGTTAATGACGATGTAAAGAGCGAGGATGGTCATGATGGTACGGTCAATGATGAGGACGACCAATCAGGACATGATTACCGTGAAGATGACGAGATGTTGGTAAGCAGAAACCATTTCCGCAACGAAGGTGTTGGCGCGAATGGAAGAGATGACAAGGAGGTCGAACGCAATAATGGCGTCGAAAATGAGCAAGAGGACCACCAGTTTTCTGCCAACGAAGTAGACGATGATGAGAGTTCGAAGACATCAGCCTCTCGGGATGAAAACGGAGTTGACACTGACAACAGCCTAAAGGGCGAGGAATCGTTAGGAGACCAACATGTTCCAGCACACAGGGACGAGCGTGAAGTCGAGGGCGTTGATGACGTCGAAAAAGAGCAAGAGGATCCTCAGTTTTCTGCCAACGATGTAGACGACGATGAGAGTTCGAAGACATCAGTCTCTCGGGATGAAAACGGCATGCACGGGGACAACAGCCAAGTGTGCGAGGAAGTGTTAGGAGACCAACATGTTCCAGCACACGGGGACGAGCGTGAATCTGTGGATGATGACCAGCGCCATCCGACATCATCACATTCATTAGAAATAAAAGGCTCGATGTCGATGGACTCCCTGCAGTCATCATCTCATCATGGTCAGAACTTTGACGCAAAACCATATCAAGGCGACTCGACGCCAAGTCTTCAAAGGTCGGCGAAACGTCAGAGTGAAACGAGCCGTAAATGTTCAGATGCGAGTACAAGTGCCACCAGAAGTCGACGATCGTCATCCTCATCGTCGTCTGGGTCGTCATCGGGGTCTAGTACCGA ATCATCATCGGGGAGTGATTCGGATTCAAGTTCTACCGATTCAGACTCTGAGTCGTCTTGCTCCTCTTCCTGTtcgtcatcgtcgtcgtcgtcgtcgtcatcgaGTAACTCCGATAGCAGTTCGTCTGACTGTTCGTCATCATCGTCCGGAAGCGATTCGGCCTCATCGTGTACCGATGATATGGAAAGGCAGAATTACAATACTCGAGCTGGAAAACGATATCGTGTTTCCTCGAAAAAGTCCAGACGGGTATCGAGGTCGCATTCTGGTCGGTTGAGTTCGGATTCCGGTACGTCCAGTTCGGATTCCAGTGGGTCGAGTCCTGATTCCGGTCGGTCAAGTTTGTCGTTCGCGTCTGAAATTCAACAACTTGAACGCaggaataagaaaaagaagagcaGGGAGCCGGACGGGCTGTGTGCCCAAACTTCAACGAAGTCACATGAAAGAATGAAACAATATGAACATTCCCAGAGAATAGTTCATCAAGAAACGTGTTCCCCTGTTTGCGTCATATCTTAA